A section of the Candidatus Moraniibacteriota bacterium genome encodes:
- a CDS encoding GDP-mannose 4,6-dehydratase, with product MTVEKTAKKTTKKAQFEGIKILITGGAGFIGSATAKALMERGDTVVLIDNFNDYYDPQIKEDRIKKFLKNYKGQPVRNIASDKRAVGGFKLYRGDIRDRAFLEKLYKKERPDKVVHLAAMAGVRNSLRDPALYADVNVMGTTYLLDLAVKYGVKNFLYASSSSVYGNNKKLPFAETDSVDTPISPYAATKKATELMAHVYSHIHGMPTTGLRFFTVYGPWGRPDMALFTFTQDIIAGRPIKVYNYGLMTRNFTYIDDIVSGILTCLDANLACAVMNIGGDKEEKLTRFIEVIEENVGKKAKKKMMPIQPGDVPSTVADIRRLRKLGWKPTTRIEVGIKNFVEWYKEYFKV from the coding sequence ATGACAGTTGAAAAGACAGCGAAGAAAACGACGAAGAAAGCGCAGTTTGAAGGGATAAAGATTCTCATCACCGGCGGGGCAGGCTTCATCGGGAGCGCGACGGCGAAGGCCCTCATGGAGCGCGGCGACACAGTAGTCCTCATCGACAATTTCAATGATTACTATGATCCGCAGATCAAGGAGGACCGCATCAAGAAATTTTTGAAGAATTACAAGGGACAGCCTGTCCGAAACATTGCGAGCGACAAGCGAGCCGTGGGCGGGTTCAAGCTCTATCGCGGCGATATCCGCGACCGCGCATTTCTGGAGAAACTTTACAAGAAAGAACGGCCCGACAAAGTTGTCCACCTCGCGGCGATGGCGGGGGTGCGGAACAGTCTGCGCGACCCCGCGCTCTACGCCGATGTGAACGTGATGGGGACCACCTATCTCCTCGACCTGGCGGTGAAGTACGGGGTGAAGAATTTCCTCTACGCCTCGTCATCATCTGTCTACGGCAATAACAAGAAACTCCCGTTTGCTGAGACTGACTCGGTCGATACGCCCATCTCACCCTATGCTGCGACGAAGAAAGCGACCGAACTCATGGCCCATGTCTACAGCCATATCCACGGCATGCCGACGACGGGTTTGCGCTTCTTCACGGTCTATGGTCCCTGGGGCCGGCCAGACATGGCCCTCTTCACCTTTACCCAGGACATCATCGCGGGACGGCCGATCAAGGTCTATAACTATGGGTTGATGACGCGGAACTTTACTTATATCGACGACATTGTGTCGGGCATCTTGACCTGCCTCGACGCCAACCTCGCCTGCGCGGTGATGAATATTGGTGGTGACAAAGAAGAAAAGCTCACCCGTTTCATCGAAGTGATCGAGGAGAATGTGGGGAAGAAAGCAAAGAAAAAAATGATGCCCATCCAGCCCGGCGATGTACCAAGTACTGTCGCGGATATCCGCCGGCTCCGCAAGCTCGGTTGGAAGCCGACGACCCGCATCGAAGTCGGTATCAAGAATTTTGTCGAGTGGTACAAGGAGTATTTCAAAGTGTAG
- a CDS encoding class I SAM-dependent methyltransferase: protein MVKRIFPESKLAHRYLDGLTGLEIGASAHNPFGLDTKNVDIADEFNRSTYKKRELQISGEVAPIDIVAPGDRIPVPDASADFIISSHVLEHFADPIAALLEWYRIVRPDGYIYMIVPHMERTFDRGRERTTLASLQARHTGTSVATPDPETGHCNYWVTEDIVELVRSIGQGWELVDFQDTDDKIGNGFAVVLRKGILSDDERRHIDAKWAAYLEKRQALEQSFFRPGSTVGRALELAGNAYRELLRGGPLGLVKRIREFIRK from the coding sequence ATGGTGAAACGTATTTTCCCCGAAAGCAAGTTGGCGCACCGCTATCTCGACGGGCTCACTGGCCTCGAGATCGGCGCTTCGGCACACAACCCTTTTGGGCTCGATACGAAGAATGTCGACATCGCCGACGAATTCAACCGGAGCACCTACAAGAAGCGCGAGCTCCAGATCTCGGGCGAAGTGGCACCGATTGATATCGTCGCGCCGGGTGATAGGATTCCGGTGCCGGATGCATCGGCTGATTTCATCATCTCGTCGCATGTGCTCGAGCATTTCGCTGATCCGATTGCTGCGCTCCTCGAGTGGTACCGCATCGTCCGGCCGGACGGCTACATCTATATGATCGTGCCGCATATGGAGCGGACGTTCGATCGGGGCCGGGAGCGGACGACGTTGGCGAGCCTCCAGGCGCGGCATACTGGGACTTCGGTCGCGACGCCCGATCCCGAGACCGGGCACTGCAACTACTGGGTAACCGAGGATATCGTCGAACTCGTCCGAAGTATCGGCCAGGGCTGGGAGCTGGTTGATTTTCAGGACACGGATGATAAGATAGGGAACGGCTTTGCGGTCGTCCTCCGGAAGGGGATCCTCTCGGATGATGAGCGGCGCCACATCGATGCGAAATGGGCCGCGTATCTCGAAAAGCGGCAGGCGCTTGAGCAGTCGTTCTTCCGCCCCGGTTCGACGGTCGGGCGAGCGTTGGAGCTTGCCGGAAACGCGTACCGCGAACTCCTCCGCGGCGGGCCGCTCGGGCTCGTGAAACGCATTCGTGAATTCATCCGTAAATAA